In Drosophila simulans strain w501 chromosome X, Prin_Dsim_3.1, whole genome shotgun sequence, one DNA window encodes the following:
- the LOC6724999 gene encoding irregular chiasm C-roughest protein encodes MRRMRSSRLLVLPLILVLILTLLLQPIAVHAKSKKNKSSQSSHHSDSSSSSSSSSSGSSSAAASSANDESKPKGGDNGGQHFAMEPQDQTAVVGSRVTLPCRVMEKVGALQWTKDDFGLGQHRNLSGFERYSMVGSDEEGDFSLDIYPLMLDDDAKYQCQVGPGPQGEQGIRSRFAKLTVLVPPEAPKITQGDYLVTTEDREIELECVSQGGKPAAEITWIDGLGNVLTKGIEYVKEPLADSRRITARSILKLAPKKEHHNTTFTCQAQNTADRTYRSAKLLLEVKYAPKVTVSVVGGALAGGKIPEGAEVILSCQADANPHELSYRWFINDELMTGDFTTKMIIHNVSRQYHDAIVKCEVVNAVGKSEQSKKLDISFGPVFRQRPVSVEADLGATVSMRCDVAGNPEPEIEWISENSDQVVGVAAELKLKVSSETAGRYFCKAVVNGFPEIGAEATLYVKRAPIITSHKVQFGGVGGRVKIDCLAFSIPKAEHILWSFEGKIINMSSADPDIYIFEEHHLPEGVRAALIIRDSKATHFGKYNCTVMNSYGGDSLVITLLREPGNIPVLLVVMGSMFCVAIILMIVMIIIVYRKRRSRKKPMPADVIPEASRGGDKLNELKSELRSKAYDVEYSEAGGDGLAINLTQSPMPDVQMKGATLGVPLAGPVKFDERFSGDFGGDRYNRQCHIKNLKNQQETAYKGSPQANGYAHYFEYALDYSPPGEGAAVVVGGGKVKNGGMNSATLPHSAAASVNGGGAGNGGGASLPRNQRHEIQQSQQANGFLGQPLLQNGIDSRFSAIYGNPYLRTNSSLLPPLPPPSTANPAATPAPPPYHAARHGHAHHANGGLKHFVGGAVITTSPVGNVNVNGGGGGGSTPSGGGGGVAAGGSVSGSSSNLTASSNTLAATPLAGGGGGNSGQCAQSPSGQFILSNNGKGHTQKGPLATHV; translated from the exons ATGAGAAGAATGCGCAGCAGTCGCCTCCTGGTGCTGCCACTGATCCTTGTGCTGATCCTGACGCTGCTCCTCCAACCGATTGCCGTCCACGCCAAGTCAAAGAAGAACAAGTCCAGCCAGAGCTCGCACCACAGTgactcatcctcatcctcctcctcctcgtcgagTGGCTCCTCATCGGCGGCAGCGTCGTCCGCGAATGATGAGAGCAAGCCGAAGGGCGGCGACAATGGGGGTCAGCACTTTGCCATGGAGCCGCAGGACCAGACGGCCGTCGTTGGTTCTCGAGTGACGTTGCCGTGTCGGGTCATGGAGAAAGTGGGTGCACTGCAGTGGACCAAAGATGACTTTGGCCTGGGGCAGCATCGCAATCTCAGCGGCTTCGAACGCTACTCGATGGTCGGCAGTGATGAGGAGGGCGACTTCTCGCTGGACATCTATCCGCTGATGCTGGACGACGACGCCAAGTATCAGTGCCAAGTGGGTCCAGGTCCGCAGGGCGAGCAGGGCATTCGTTCGCGGTTCGCCAAGCTAACCGTTCTCGTTCCGCCCGAGGCGCCGAAGATCACGCAAGGAGACTACCTGGTGACCACCGAAGATCGCGAGATCGAGCTGGAGTGCGTGTCGCAGGGCGGCAAGCCCGCCGCCGAAATCACCTGGATCGACGGACTGGGCAATGTTCTCACCAAGGGCATCGAGTATGTGAAGGAACCCCTGGCCGATTCGCGCCGAATCACGGCCAGATCGATACTGAAGCTGGCGCCCAAGAAGGAGCATCACAACACAACGTTCACGTGCCAGGCGCAAAACACCGCCGATCGGACGTACAGATCCGCCAAACTGCTGCTGGAGGTGAAGTACGCGCCCAAGGTCACCGTTTCGGTGGTGGGTGGCGCCCTGGCGGGTGGCAAGATTCCCGAGGGCGCCGAGGTGATCCTAAGCTGCCAGGCCGACGCCAATCCGCACGAGCTCAGCTACCGCTGGTTCATCAACGATGAGCTAATGACTGGGGACTTTACCACCAAGATG ATCATTCACAATGTTTCGAGGCAATACCACGATGCCATAGTCAAGTGCGAGGTGGTCAATGCGGTGGGCAAGAGCGAGCAGAGCAAGAAACTGGACATCAGTT TTGGCCCAGTTTTCCGCCAGCGTCCCGTTAGCGTGGAGGCCGATCTGGGCGCCACCGTGAGCATGCGATGCGATGTGGCTGGCAATCCGGAGCCCGAAATCGAGTGGATCAGCGAGAACTCCGACCAG GTTGTTGGCGTTGCGGCGGAACTGAAGTTGAAGGTGAGCAGCGAAACGGCCGGGCGCTACTTCTGCAAGGCGGTGGTCAATGGGTTTCCCGAAATCGGAGCCGAGGCAACGCTCTACGTGAAGAGGGCGCCGATCATCACATCGCACAAGGTGCAGTTTGGCGGAGTTGGTGGTCGCGTGAAGATCGATTGCCTGGCCTTCAGCATACCGAAGGCGGAGCACATTCTCTGGTCGTTCGAGGGCAAGATCATCAACATGAGCAGCGCCGATCCGGATATATACATTTTCGAGGAGCACCATTTGCCGGAGGGCGTGCGAGCGGCGCTGATTATCCGCGATAGCAAGGCCACACACTTTGGCAAATACAATTGCACGGTGATGAATTCGTATGGCGGTGACTCGCTGGTCATAACGCTGCTCCGCGAACCGGGAAACATACCCGTCCTGCTGGTCGTTATGGGCTCCATGTTCTGCGTGGCCATCATCCTGATGATCGTGATGATCATCATCGTGTACCGCAAGCGGCGCAGTCGCAAGAAGCCCATGCCGGCGGACGTGATACCGGAGGCGTCGCGCGGCGGCGATAAGCTGAACGAACTGAAGAGCGAGCTGCGCTCGAAGGCCTACGACGTGGAGTACTCGGAGGCGGGCGGCGATGGCCTGGCCATAAATCTCACCCAGTCCCCGATGCCCGATGTCCAGATGAAGGGCGCCACACTGGGCGTGCCACTAGCCGGGCCAGTCAAGTTCGACGAGCGCTTCTCGGGCGACTTTGGCGGCGATCGCTACAATCGACAGTGCCACATCAAGAATCTGAAGAACCAGCAGGAGACCGCCTACAAGGGCAGTCCACAGGCCAACGGCTATGCCCACTACTTCGAATACGCCCTCGACTACAGTCCGCCGGGCGAGGGGGCTGCCGTGGTGGTGGGCGGCGGCAAGGTGAAGAACGGTGGCATGAACTCGGCCACGCTGCCCCACTCGGCGGCTGCCTCCGTGAACGGGGGCGGCGCTGGCAACGGGGGCGGGGCCAGTTTGCCGCGCAACCAGCGACACGAGATTCAACAGTCGCAGCAGGCAAATGGATTTCTCG GACAACCTCTGCTGCAGAACGGCATCGATAGCCGCTTTAGCGCCATCTACGGTAATCCCTACCTAAGGACGAACTCCTCGCTCCTGCCGCCACTCCCGCCGCCGAGCACCGCCAATCCGGCGGCCACGCCCGCCCCGCCCCCCTATCATGCCGCTCgccacggccacgcccaccacgcCAACGGCGGACTCAAGCATTTCGTGGGCGGCGCCGTGATCACCACGAGCCCCGTGGGAAATGTGAACGTAAAcgggggcggcggcggcggctcgACGcccagcggcggcggcgggggcgtggcagcgggcGGCAGCGTCAGCGGCAGCAGTTCGAACCTgaccgccagcagcaacacgctGGCGGCCACGCCCCTAGcgggcggtggcggcggcaacAGCGGCCAGTGCGCCCAGAGTCCGTCCGGCCAGTTTATACTGTCCAACAATGGGAAAGGACACACGCAGAAAGGACCGCTGGCCACTCATGTTTAA